Proteins encoded in a region of the Pieris napi chromosome 5, ilPieNapi1.2, whole genome shotgun sequence genome:
- the LOC125049865 gene encoding matrix metalloproteinase-2-like isoform X1 encodes MNIYVKFYLVLFFLSSVTCRSALQEELTVLSVKEFLTKYGYLPERIKGVDYTYTKKAIADGVRRMQAFAGLPPTGEIDEETEKLFKTKRCGVKDIVTTSSNRHKRYIVQQGWDKKTITYSVLNGTSTLEKSRVEALMDAGLAVWAPHGGLTFLKRDTKPDILVSFVNKDHGDGFPFDGPGRVVAHAFPPPHGAMHFDDDELWADNPVDEDEDVTDFFAVAVHEIGHALGLSHSNVKASVMYPYYQVPVEKLHEDDISGMRELYSSVTNDNSKEDSEETTEAVVSRSSLVPRFTKADIDEDDIPDLCFTYYDTIQVIQGKIFVFEEEWVWVLTERKQIEEGYPKKFHDVFIGLPKYINVIKTIYEKRNGHIVIFWSRHYWEFSSRFRLIKRGRITEYSVPPQVSELTTVFISNYNNKTYLFEEERFWRYNEDTKKMDRGYPKMMSAWRKVPAPVNAAIIWKGDTFFFQGPRFWRFDNTLIQAHEYYPLPTAQIWFPCEATPEMGRYLTNDEP; translated from the exons ATGAATATATAcgtgaaattttatttagtgcTGTTTTTTCTTAGTTCGGTGACTTGTCGAAGCGCTCTTCAAGAGGAACTCACCGTTCTGTCCGTG AAAGAGTTCTTGACTAAATATGGCTACCTCCCAGAGAGAATTAAAGGCGTCGACTACACCTACACAAAAAAGGCGATAGCAGATGGCGTTAGAAGGATGCAAGCATTCGCCGGACTGCCGCCAACGGGAGAAATTGATGAAGAAACTGAAAAG CTGTTCAAAACGAAACGATGTGGCGTAAAAGACATCGTGACTACTTCCTCCAATCGACACAAGAGATATATCGTGCAACAGGGCTGGGATAAGAAGACAATCACTTACAg TGTTTTAAATGGAACAAGCACCCTCGAAAAATCTCGAGTGGAGGCATTGATGGATGCTGGTCTTGCAGTGTGGGCCCCCCATGGAGGGCTGACTTTCCTTAAACGTGATACCAAACCAGATATATTAGTTTCATTCGTCAACAAAGACCACGGTGATGG GTTTCCGTTTGATGGTCCAGGCCGTGTAGTGGCCCACGCATTTCCGCCCCCTCACGGCGCGATGCATTTTGATGATGACGAGCTGTGGGCTGACAATCCTGTTGACGAAGATGAAGATGTGACTGACTTCTTCGCGGTCGCAGTGCACGAAATAGGCCATGCGTTAGGCCTATCACACTCGAATGTAAAGGCATCAGTTATGTACCCGTATTACCAAGTGCCAGTGGAGAAGCTGCACGAGGATGATATATCGGGCATGCGAGAGTTGTATT CTTCAGTAACAAATGATAACTCCAAAGAAGATTCGGAGGAGACAACAGAGGCAGTGGTCTCCCGCTCGTCTCTTGTGCCTCGCTTCACGAAAGCTGATATAGATGAAGATGACATTCCTGATCTCTGCTTCACATATTATGACACGATACAGGTCATACAGGGAAAGATTTTTGTGTTCGAAGAAGAG TGGGTGTGGGTGTTGACAGAAAGAAAACAGATAGAAGAAGGATACCCGAAAAAGTTCCACGACGTGTTTATTGGACtaccaaaatatattaatgttattaaaacgaTTTACGAGAAACGAAATGGACATATAGTCATATTTTGGA GCCGACATTACTGGGAGTTCAGCTCTCGATTTCGTTTAATAAAACGCGGGAGGATCACAGAATACTCCGTCCCACCACAAGTATCCGAGCTGACGACAGTCTTCATAtctaactataataataagacCTACCTGTTTGAAGAAGAGAGATTCTGGCGATACAATGAGGATACAAAAAAGATGGATAGAGGATACCCAAAGATGATGTCAGCGTGGAGAAAAGTGCCTGCGCCGGTTAATGCAGCTATTATATGGAAAGGAG ATACGTTTTTCTTCCAAGGACCACGTTTCTGGCGATTTGATAACACATTAATTCAAGCACACGAATACTATCCCTTACCGACAGCGCAAATATGGTTCCCTTGCGAAGCGACGCCGGAAATGGGAAGATACCTAACTAATGATGAACCATAA
- the LOC125049865 gene encoding matrix metalloproteinase-25-like isoform X2 has translation MNIYVKFYLVLFFLSSVTCRSALQEELTVLSVKEFLTKYGYLPERIKGVDYTYTKKAIADGVRRMQAFAGLPPTGEIDEETEKLFKTKRCGVKDIVTTSSNRHKRYIVQQGWDKKTITYRFPFDGPGRVVAHAFPPPHGAMHFDDDELWADNPVDEDEDVTDFFAVAVHEIGHALGLSHSNVKASVMYPYYQVPVEKLHEDDISGMRELYSSVTNDNSKEDSEETTEAVVSRSSLVPRFTKADIDEDDIPDLCFTYYDTIQVIQGKIFVFEEEWVWVLTERKQIEEGYPKKFHDVFIGLPKYINVIKTIYEKRNGHIVIFWSRHYWEFSSRFRLIKRGRITEYSVPPQVSELTTVFISNYNNKTYLFEEERFWRYNEDTKKMDRGYPKMMSAWRKVPAPVNAAIIWKGDTFFFQGPRFWRFDNTLIQAHEYYPLPTAQIWFPCEATPEMGRYLTNDEP, from the exons ATGAATATATAcgtgaaattttatttagtgcTGTTTTTTCTTAGTTCGGTGACTTGTCGAAGCGCTCTTCAAGAGGAACTCACCGTTCTGTCCGTG AAAGAGTTCTTGACTAAATATGGCTACCTCCCAGAGAGAATTAAAGGCGTCGACTACACCTACACAAAAAAGGCGATAGCAGATGGCGTTAGAAGGATGCAAGCATTCGCCGGACTGCCGCCAACGGGAGAAATTGATGAAGAAACTGAAAAG CTGTTCAAAACGAAACGATGTGGCGTAAAAGACATCGTGACTACTTCCTCCAATCGACACAAGAGATATATCGTGCAACAGGGCTGGGATAAGAAGACAATCACTTACAg GTTTCCGTTTGATGGTCCAGGCCGTGTAGTGGCCCACGCATTTCCGCCCCCTCACGGCGCGATGCATTTTGATGATGACGAGCTGTGGGCTGACAATCCTGTTGACGAAGATGAAGATGTGACTGACTTCTTCGCGGTCGCAGTGCACGAAATAGGCCATGCGTTAGGCCTATCACACTCGAATGTAAAGGCATCAGTTATGTACCCGTATTACCAAGTGCCAGTGGAGAAGCTGCACGAGGATGATATATCGGGCATGCGAGAGTTGTATT CTTCAGTAACAAATGATAACTCCAAAGAAGATTCGGAGGAGACAACAGAGGCAGTGGTCTCCCGCTCGTCTCTTGTGCCTCGCTTCACGAAAGCTGATATAGATGAAGATGACATTCCTGATCTCTGCTTCACATATTATGACACGATACAGGTCATACAGGGAAAGATTTTTGTGTTCGAAGAAGAG TGGGTGTGGGTGTTGACAGAAAGAAAACAGATAGAAGAAGGATACCCGAAAAAGTTCCACGACGTGTTTATTGGACtaccaaaatatattaatgttattaaaacgaTTTACGAGAAACGAAATGGACATATAGTCATATTTTGGA GCCGACATTACTGGGAGTTCAGCTCTCGATTTCGTTTAATAAAACGCGGGAGGATCACAGAATACTCCGTCCCACCACAAGTATCCGAGCTGACGACAGTCTTCATAtctaactataataataagacCTACCTGTTTGAAGAAGAGAGATTCTGGCGATACAATGAGGATACAAAAAAGATGGATAGAGGATACCCAAAGATGATGTCAGCGTGGAGAAAAGTGCCTGCGCCGGTTAATGCAGCTATTATATGGAAAGGAG ATACGTTTTTCTTCCAAGGACCACGTTTCTGGCGATTTGATAACACATTAATTCAAGCACACGAATACTATCCCTTACCGACAGCGCAAATATGGTTCCCTTGCGAAGCGACGCCGGAAATGGGAAGATACCTAACTAATGATGAACCATAA